The Thalassotalea sp. HSM 43 genome window below encodes:
- a CDS encoding fused MFS/spermidine synthase, with protein MQSRWHNYFVYVLAFSSGFSIMGIELLGGRILAPYFGSSVHVWGSIITVFMLALSLGYLLGGRLSLHQPNLKKYGTIFIAAGAMLLPLIMAALPMLEWVFDRIEDARYGSLIASTLLFFIPTVILGMISPYSVRLLVTNEHESGQVAGVLYFVSTLGSALGTLATSFYLVLWFEVNTIIISFCLLLVALGIAAISLNHLEGKDAQVLVKN; from the coding sequence ATGCAATCTCGTTGGCATAATTATTTCGTATATGTTCTCGCGTTTTCCAGCGGCTTCTCGATCATGGGTATCGAGCTTCTTGGAGGTCGTATTCTTGCACCATATTTTGGTTCCAGCGTTCATGTTTGGGGCAGTATTATCACCGTGTTTATGTTGGCCTTATCATTAGGCTATTTGCTCGGTGGTCGACTGTCTTTGCATCAGCCTAACTTGAAAAAATATGGCACTATTTTTATCGCCGCAGGCGCGATGTTATTACCGCTGATAATGGCGGCATTGCCGATGTTGGAATGGGTATTTGATCGAATAGAAGACGCGCGTTATGGCTCGTTAATCGCTTCGACCTTATTATTTTTTATACCGACGGTGATTTTAGGCATGATATCGCCATATTCGGTACGCTTATTGGTCACCAATGAGCATGAAAGTGGCCAAGTCGCCGGTGTTCTGTATTTCGTGTCGACGTTAGGCTCTGCCTTAGGAACCTTGGCAACATCGTTTTATCTGGTGTTATGGTTTGAAGTAAACACCATTATAATCAGCTTCTGTTTATTGTTGGTGGCACTCGGTATTGCCGCCATTAGTCTGAATCATTTGGAAGGAAAAGATGCGCAAGTTCTTGTTAAAAACTAA